From a region of the Kwoniella mangroviensis CBS 8507 chromosome 1 map unlocalized Ctg01, whole genome shotgun sequence genome:
- a CDS encoding lactoylglutathione lyase has product MSSSATNTATYKFNHTMLRIKDPKVSIPWYENVLGMQKFKESPGGDFTNYFLAFPAGFGDKANASDDEKASVQLNREGVLELCHNWGTESDPNFKGYASGNEEPGRGFGHIAVTVDNLEAAVKRFDELGVKFKKRPEDGKMRHIAFIYDPDGYWIEILAQQK; this is encoded by the exons ATGTCATCCTCAGCTACCAACACCGCTACTTACAAATTCAACCATACCATGCTCAGGATCAAGGACCCAAAGGTCTCGATCCCTTGGTATGAGAATGTATTGGGTATGCAG AAATTCAAAGAATCTCCAGGTGGTGATTTTACCAATTACTT CCTCGCCTTCCCAGCTGGATTCGGCGATAAAGCGAATGCCTCGGATGACGAGAAGGCTTCAGTCCAATTGAACAGAGAAGGTGTATTGGAATTGTGTCACAACTGGGGTACAG AATCCGATCCAAACTTCAAAGGTTATGCATCAGGTAACGAGGAGCCTGGAAGAGGCTTCGGACATATTGCGGTCACTGTAGATAACCTGGAAGCTGCCGTTAAGAGATTTGACGAGCTGGGTGTGAAGTTCAAGAAGAGACCTGAGGACGGtaagatgaga CACATCGCGTTCATCTATGATCCTGATGGATACTGGATCGAGATTCTCGCTCAACAGAAATAA